CCAAATCGACCTTCCCGCCCTTCACGTCCACTTCCTGGACCGTTTCGTTTTTCTCCAGTCGATACAACCGAAGCGTCAGCTTCTTCGCGCCCCGAGGACCGGTCAGCGTCACCGGAAACGTGCGCCCAATGCCGTTATAGGTGAATTGCGGCTGGATGGGAAAGTTCGATGCGGCGGCAAGGGAGAAAAGGACGGCGGAAGCGACCAGACTCATGCAAGCATTTTATCCAGCCTCGCGCAAAAACACCCACGGCTGGCCGACTTTCTTCTCGATCACGCTGTCGCGCACCACCACCCATTCGCCCGGGTCGAGCCCGATTCCAAGCTGAACCTTGGTCGTGAAATACGTCTTGCGGAGCCGAAGCTCGTGGTGGCCGACGAAGTGGTCGTAGTCCACGATTCCATCTAGAACCCCGACCCCATTCTCGCCATCTAACCGAAAATCGCCCGCCAGCGCCGCGCCCGCCCGCAGTCCGCACCACACGCCTCCCCGCTCGATGAACGCGGGAAAGACACGTCGGCACCACTCGGGTCCCAACCGCTTCAAGAAGAGATTCGCGTCGCCATCCGGCACCCAAACCCCGCGCGCTTCCGATAGCATCTTGGCCACTTCGGCCCGCCGATCGGAAGAAAACGTTGTGTCCGAGACGACCGTCATATGGTCGAATCCCTTGTCCGCCAACTGGCGATCCATCCCGTCCGGCTTTGCCTCCGCCTGCTCAAACACCAGCACTGGAGCATGACGCCCACCAATCTGTTCGGCAAAGGAGTCGAAAACCGCCGAAGGAGCAATCGCGTCGCCCACCAGGACCGCCGCCCCATGCTTCACAAAAGTCGAAGCAAGCAGCAGAGAAGCGAGCACGGCCCTACCCGATGAACATCAGCGGGTCGCCGGGGTTGACGACTTGACCGCTTTCGGCCGTGACCTTGCGAACGATCCCGCTCACGGTCGAATGAATCTCGTTGAAAACCTTCATCGCCTCGATCAGGCCCACCACCTGACCTGCCGTCACGGTGTCGCCTTCCTTCACATAAGGCGGCGAACTCGGGCTGGACGAACCGTAGTAAATGCCCGTCATCGGGCTCGAAATCGGGGTTCCGGCTTGGACCGGCACCGGTTCGGCGGCTGGCGCGGCGTCGACCTCGGCATCCTCAGCCATCGGAGCGGCGGCCACCACGTTCTGGCTCGCCACCGTCACCACCTTCGGCGCCGACTTTCGAAGCGAAATCTTTAACCCTTCGGTCTCAAGGGTGGCCTCGGTGAGCTTATATTCCGTGATGAGCTTGGCCAGCTCATCCATCTGTTTCTTAACGCGTTCGCTCAAGTCCCTCTATTATGCCTTAAGCGCCACATAAGTGCCACGGAAGAGCGCGACCTCTTCCCCTTGGCACAGCACAGAAACCTTCAGTTCGATCCTCGCCGATCCGCGTCGATCGTAAGTCTGCGAGAACGCTTTGATCTCCGCTTCGCCAGGGGCGCGAAGCTCCGCCGTAAAGTCGTCCTCGACCGGCGCAAGATACTGCATGTGGCTTTCGCTGATCACCAGCTTGGGGGTCAGCTTTCGCTCCCGCATGAA
This portion of the Armatimonadota bacterium genome encodes:
- a CDS encoding acetyl-CoA carboxylase biotin carboxyl carrier protein, with product MSERVKKQMDELAKLITEYKLTEATLETEGLKISLRKSAPKVVTVASQNVVAAAPMAEDAEVDAAPAAEPVPVQAGTPISSPMTGIYYGSSSPSSPPYVKEGDTVTAGQVVGLIEAMKVFNEIHSTVSGIVRKVTAESGQVVNPGDPLMFIG
- a CDS encoding thioesterase; this encodes MEAQIERYLHDSIPLTKALGLRVRFASPERVLLECPLEPNINHHGTAFGGSIAAVATLAGWTWIHVFMRERKLTPKLVISESHMQYLAPVEDDFTAELRAPGEAEIKAFSQTYDRRGSARIELKVSVLCQGEEVALFRGTYVALKA